The genomic region CACTCCCGTGATCTTTCCATCTTCCACAAGGAGATTGGCAACCTCTCCCTGTTTGATCTCCAGGTTCTCCTGAGCCTCCAGTACGCGGCGCATCGTTCTGCTGTACACTGCTTTGTCTGCCTGTGCACGGAGCGAATGTACCGCAGGACCCTTGGATTTATTTAACATTTTTGACTGGATAAATGTACGGTCGATGACCTTTCCCATCTCTCCGCCAAGGGCATCCAGCTCTCTTACCAGATGTCCTTTCGAGCTTCCGCCGATATTCGGATTACACGGCATCATCGCAATGCTGTCCACACTTACGGTAAATACCAGTGTCTGAAAGCCCAGTCTCGCCGTCGCCAGTGCTGCCTCACAACCTGCGTGGCCGGCACCGATGACTACGACATCATATTTATCTTTATTTTCCCATACAGAATTTGCTGAATATCTCATTAACCAAATCTTCTCCTATCGTTTCGCCGGTGATATTACCGAGAGCTTCATACGCATCCATAAGGTCGATCGAATAGAAATCCTCCGGCATATCCGCGGCAATGCTGTCATTCACACGTTCCAGTGCAGCATATGCATCCTGAAGCGCTGTTTTCTGTCTCACATTTGTAATATAGATTTCATCATTAAATGTCAGTTCTCCCTGGAAGAACATCTCCTTTAACGTATCTTCCAGCTCTTCGATTCCCTGTACATTCTTTGCAGAGATCTCGATCACCGGAAATTCTTCCGGCAGTTCTTCCTGTTCTTTTGTCACCTGCATATCCAGATCGGATTTATTTAACAGGATGATCGCACGTTTGCCTTTGATCAGATGCAGGATCTCTGCATCATTTTCATCCAGTGGTCTGGATGCATCGATCACATACAGGATCAGGTCTGCCTTGTCCGCATATTCTTTCGCACGATCAACACCGATCTTCTCCACCACATCTTCCGTATCACGGATACCGGCAGTATCCATAATATTTAAGGAAATGCCCTTCAGATTCAGGTGTTCTTCCAGTACATCTCTTGTCGTACCGGCAATATCAGTAACGATTGCCCGGTCTTCTCCGAGAAGTACATTTAACAGAGAGGATTTTCCCGCATTCGGTTTCCCGAGGATGACTGTGCGTACGCCCTCTTTTATAATCCTACCATCATCACAGCTATCTAGCAATCTTTTCATTGCTTCCATGATCTCATCGACGACTTTTTTCAGTGTTTCTCCATAGCCGTCAACACTGATATGCTCCGGATCGTCCAGTGCAGTCTCGATAAATGCAGTATGATACAGGATCTTTTCGCGCATTTCGCTAATCTTATCTTTGATATTTCCTTTTAACTGGCTTACCGAACTCTGCAATGCATATTCGTTCTGCGATGCGATCAGATCACCAACTGCTTCTGCCTGCGAAAGATCCAGTCTTCCGTTCAGGAATGCACGCTTAGTGTACTCTCCCGGCTCTGCCGGGCGTGCACCGTTTTTGATCAGGACTTCGAGAATTCGTTTTACCACATAGACACCGCCGTGACAGTTGATCTCTACCGTGTCTTCACCGGTATAGCTGTGCGGCCCGCGCATCAGCATGACCAGGACCTCGTCAATTACCTGTTCTCCATCAACAATATATCCATAATGAATGGTATGTGACTTCTGATCACATAGTTTTTTCTCTTTTTTCCCCTTATATACCCGGTCTGCGATCTGAAATGCTTCCGGTCCGCTCATTCGTACAATTCCTATTCCCGAATTACTCATTGCCGTAGATATTGCGGCAATCGTGGAGTTATATAATTGTTCCATAATTTCCTCCAATATACATTTGAGTGAAAAAAAGACAGGGGCCGCTTAAAGACCCCTGTCTCTTAATTATCGATTATTTCTGTTTCTTACCAGTGTTACCACAACTCTTCTGTACGGCTCTTCACCTTCACTGTGTGTGGATACTGCCGGGTCAGACTGCAGCGCAGAGTGAATGATTCTTCTCTCGTATGGATTCATTGGCTCAAGAGAAACTGTCTTTCTTGTTCTCTTTACTTTGCTTGCAATGTTCTTTGCAAGATTTTCCAGTGTTTCTTTTCTTCTTCTTCTGTAATCCTCTGTATCGAGTTTCACTCTTACATAGCCATCCTGCATCTTGTTGGCAACACGATTTGTAAGATACTGCAGAGAATCAAGTGTCTGTCCGCGTTTTCCGATCAGGATACCCATGTTGCTTCCTTCCATATTGATGGAAAGTGCTCCTTCTTCATCTACAACAGATGTAACTTTTACATCATCCATGCCCATTGCATTCATCACATCGTAAATGAACTTTTCACATGTCTCGATCGTCTGTGGTTCAACTTTTGCAAGTTCTACTTCTTTCTTTGGCTCAGATTTTACTTCCGGTTTTTCTTCTCTTACATTTTTCTTTGTATGAGAATGCTCTTTTGCCGGCTTCTTCTCTGTCTTCTTCTCTGTCTTCTTCTCTGTCTTCTTCTCTGGTTTTACTTCTTCTTTTACCGGTGTTTCAACTTTACTTTCTTCCACTGTCTCTTCAACCGGTTTTTCTTCTCGTTTTCTGCGGGCTTTGATTACTGCCTGCTTTCTTCCGATTCCAAGGAAACCTTCGCTTCCTTTTTCAACAACAATATAATCTAAGCGATCACTTGTTACACCTAACTGAACTAACGCTTCGGTGATCGCATCGTCCAATGTCTTTGCCGATACAGTAATGTAATCCTCCATGACAGCGCCCCCTAATCATTTTCGTTAAATTTCTTCACCATGTTTGCTTTTGATGCGAGACTTCCTTTCTTCGCATTTTCAGCTTTCTTGTGTGCGTTTTCTACCTTGGCTTCTCTTTCTTTTTCACTCAGGTTCGATGTACTCTGTCTCTTCTTCTGGTTCTGATTGTTCATATTCTTGGTATTCATCTGAGCCA from Dorea longicatena harbors:
- the mnmE gene encoding tRNA uridine-5-carboxymethylaminomethyl(34) synthesis GTPase MnmE, with the protein product MEQLYNSTIAAISTAMSNSGIGIVRMSGPEAFQIADRVYKGKKEKKLCDQKSHTIHYGYIVDGEQVIDEVLVMLMRGPHSYTGEDTVEINCHGGVYVVKRILEVLIKNGARPAEPGEYTKRAFLNGRLDLSQAEAVGDLIASQNEYALQSSVSQLKGNIKDKISEMREKILYHTAFIETALDDPEHISVDGYGETLKKVVDEIMEAMKRLLDSCDDGRIIKEGVRTVILGKPNAGKSSLLNVLLGEDRAIVTDIAGTTRDVLEEHLNLKGISLNIMDTAGIRDTEDVVEKIGVDRAKEYADKADLILYVIDASRPLDENDAEILHLIKGKRAIILLNKSDLDMQVTKEQEELPEEFPVIEISAKNVQGIEELEDTLKEMFFQGELTFNDEIYITNVRQKTALQDAYAALERVNDSIAADMPEDFYSIDLMDAYEALGNITGETIGEDLVNEIFSKFCMGK
- the jag gene encoding RNA-binding cell elongation regulator Jag/EloR, coding for MEDYITVSAKTLDDAITEALVQLGVTSDRLDYIVVEKGSEGFLGIGRKQAVIKARRKREEKPVEETVEESKVETPVKEEVKPEKKTEKKTEKKTEKKPAKEHSHTKKNVREEKPEVKSEPKKEVELAKVEPQTIETCEKFIYDVMNAMGMDDVKVTSVVDEEGALSINMEGSNMGILIGKRGQTLDSLQYLTNRVANKMQDGYVRVKLDTEDYRRRRKETLENLAKNIASKVKRTRKTVSLEPMNPYERRIIHSALQSDPAVSTHSEGEEPYRRVVVTLVRNRNNR